Proteins from a genomic interval of Paenibacillus lentus:
- a CDS encoding RHS repeat domain-containing protein codes for MKGLPSTENVFSDIGNCVILEIPIRCVIKLFNTITSEGHYSIVTDHLGTPVEMYDEHGERVWSCELDIYGNVRKFILKGDHNACPFRYPGQYEDVETGLYYNRFRYYSPHEGMYTQQDPIGLAGGIRLYGYVDDPIFWVDVFGLSSGCGGKIPNGTGKKIHGNSLDSPKPTDLYVVRERRTGEIIRFGETTQGFKKRGQQHARRFSKLGIEVETTLLKGGLSKRQAKALETRYIRSYEKVFGNKPPYNKSYH; via the coding sequence TTGAAGGGGCTACCTAGTACCGAAAATGTCTTTTCTGATATAGGGAATTGTGTAATCCTCGAAATCCCTATAAGGTGTGTTATCAAATTATTTAATACGATTACGTCCGAGGGTCATTACAGTATCGTCACTGACCATCTAGGTACCCCTGTGGAAATGTATGATGAGCACGGGGAACGGGTTTGGTCTTGTGAGCTGGATATCTACGGGAACGTAAGAAAGTTTATTCTTAAGGGTGATCACAACGCCTGTCCGTTCCGCTACCCGGGCCAATATGAGGACGTGGAGACCGGGTTATACTATAACCGTTTCCGTTATTACTCGCCACATGAAGGCATGTACACGCAACAGGATCCGATTGGTTTGGCTGGAGGCATACGCCTGTATGGGTATGTGGACGACCCGATTTTTTGGGTGGATGTGTTCGGGCTTAGTAGTGGTTGCGGGGGTAAGATACCTAATGGTACGGGTAAAAAGATACATGGAAATTCATTAGATTCTCCAAAACCAACTGATTTATATGTTGTCAGGGAAAGAAGAACAGGTGAGATAATCAGATTTGGTGAAACTACACAAGGTTTTAAAAAGCGAGGACAACAACATGCAAGAAGATTTTCTAAACTAGGTATTGAAGTAGAAACAACATTGTTAAAGGGTGGATTAAGTAAGCGTCAAGCAAAGGCTTTAGAAACACGGTATATTAGAAGTTATGAAAAAGTATTTGGAAATAAACCACCTTATAATAAAAGTTACCATTAA
- a CDS encoding IS3 family transposase, giving the protein MQGYSISLVLRILEVERSTYYAHVNRPNQQTERILRNGRSAPGYSYTQDNKRISDEQICEWIMELLADEYTSVYGYRKLTKMLRRQHHLVINKKKVYRLCKKMNVLRPQRKLKAKHPKRLANNKVITASNQLWETDIKYGWLEGEQRFFFLMSIIDVFDRAIVAYHHGLSCEAKDLVQITQEALMKRQLFDKANRPIIRSDNGPQFISHRFAEACEQFGIIHERIPPKTPNKNAHIESFHSILESECYQRHDFESYQQAYKIVSGFIYNYNRNRIHGSIYDMSPYEYMEAVRQGNVRPKEINV; this is encoded by the coding sequence ATGCAGGGCTATTCAATCAGCCTTGTGCTGCGCATTCTGGAAGTGGAGCGTTCCACATATTATGCACATGTGAATCGCCCGAATCAGCAAACTGAGCGAATCCTCAGGAACGGTCGCTCCGCGCCTGGTTACTCATATACGCAAGACAACAAGCGAATTAGCGATGAGCAAATCTGTGAGTGGATCATGGAGCTGTTGGCCGATGAGTACACGTCTGTCTACGGATACCGCAAGCTGACAAAGATGCTGAGGCGCCAGCACCACCTTGTGATTAACAAGAAGAAAGTCTATCGGCTGTGCAAGAAAATGAATGTGCTTCGCCCTCAGCGGAAGCTCAAGGCCAAGCATCCGAAACGACTCGCAAATAACAAAGTCATTACCGCTTCCAATCAACTGTGGGAAACGGATATTAAGTATGGTTGGCTCGAAGGTGAACAGCGCTTTTTCTTCCTGATGAGCATCATCGATGTGTTCGACCGAGCAATTGTTGCTTATCATCATGGCTTGTCCTGCGAGGCTAAGGATCTGGTTCAAATCACGCAGGAGGCACTAATGAAGCGCCAGCTCTTTGACAAGGCGAATCGACCAATTATTCGATCGGATAACGGTCCACAGTTCATTAGCCATCGGTTTGCGGAAGCTTGTGAACAGTTTGGAATTATCCACGAACGAATACCGCCTAAGACGCCGAATAAGAACGCCCACATCGAGTCTTTTCACTCGATCCTTGAATCGGAATGTTACCAGCGCCACGATTTTGAGAGCTACCAACAGGCATATAAGATCGTTAGCGGTTTTATCTACAATTACAATCGCAATCGCATCCATGGAAGCATATATGATATGTCGCCGTACGAATACATGGAAGCAGTCCGGCAAGGCAATGTAAGACCCAAGGAAATCAACGTGTAA
- a CDS encoding transposase, which translates to MERKRYDLNFKKKVVSKGHEIGNMTAVARQHDLDPKMVLRWARELKRKDLDELDGDALKHASFVPTASDYAALEKEHEKLKKLYAEQALEREILRDLLKKTNPHLRIK; encoded by the coding sequence ATGGAAAGAAAACGGTATGATCTGAACTTCAAGAAAAAGGTTGTATCCAAGGGGCATGAAATCGGCAATATGACGGCAGTAGCCAGGCAGCATGATCTTGATCCGAAGATGGTGCTGCGCTGGGCAAGAGAATTGAAACGCAAGGATCTTGACGAATTGGATGGCGATGCTTTGAAGCATGCTTCATTCGTTCCTACAGCCTCAGATTATGCAGCCTTGGAGAAGGAGCACGAGAAGCTCAAGAAGCTCTATGCAGAGCAGGCGCTAGAGAGGGAAATCCTCCGTGACCTGTTAAAAAAAACGAACCCACACTTGCGGATAAAATAG
- a CDS encoding HYD1 signature containing ADP-ribosyltransferase family protein — MGGDTGKQSLYHYTNEKGANGIFDSNQLNPSLKANNPKDVRYGDGQYLSDIAPETKTPAQLAKQFINVPNKYKYTHYVEIDVSGLEVIKGRDGVFVIPNETALDLIGRIVRSGKVGGK, encoded by the coding sequence ATAGGTGGGGATACGGGTAAACAATCCTTATATCATTATACAAATGAGAAGGGAGCAAATGGGATATTTGATTCAAATCAATTAAATCCATCTTTAAAAGCAAATAACCCTAAAGATGTCAGGTATGGTGATGGTCAGTATTTATCTGACATAGCACCGGAAACAAAAACTCCCGCACAACTAGCAAAACAATTTATTAATGTACCCAATAAGTATAAATATACCCACTACGTAGAAATAGATGTGAGTGGTTTGGAAGTGATAAAAGGTCGAGATGGTGTTTTTGTAATACCGAATGAAACAGCATTGGATTTAATAGGAAGAATAGTTAGATCAGGGAAAGTTGGCGGGAAGTAG